The Myotis daubentonii chromosome 9, mMyoDau2.1, whole genome shotgun sequence genome has a segment encoding these proteins:
- the C9H11orf16 gene encoding LOW QUALITY PROTEIN: uncharacterized protein C11orf16 homolog (The sequence of the model RefSeq protein was modified relative to this genomic sequence to represent the inferred CDS: inserted 1 base in 1 codon) yields the protein MESSAEPGGPLPKYCSVATTLEAPAWASVAPPWGLSFSCPCALQAPWLTWHSPLARCASYQPCLPAADPAQQGPGRLGAVGDAAGTWVLARRGPDGFYYRAQIKTAPELERQGALLVEFEAPLVTGPELPAPRQSVVLGEDVIQFSPPEEYSLQPGDKVLVPWEPDRQRYGPATVLGLEARGPQRASKEEITVLFWNGRTATVPRGGAWGVPPAVWKKAVERLHWPVTSRPPTTLLWAPCCSLLGPGTGYITHGRPLGTPFLCPPCHPRACCQLLCQGCPGCCPSAGPTWWPLTRTSGAKAREQPEAELKPQVQPLPLEAPKKEKVAVQAPMAVSSSSSSSSEEDLEKELEAGLPQRLVVGSTVTSDPVPPEKTRRRQAGPGQPAWRYWRRNGPEPLPGKPGTGQKMPQHQKGEKGYKQQGAQMAXGGNTKELVLEAANAKPLHTLPDTAEHGKLSQGTTVMRQRHRNAFNLKP from the exons ATGGAATCCTCCGCAGAGCCTGGGGGGCCTCTGCCCAAGTACTGCAGCGTGGCCACCACCCTGGAGGCCCCCGCCTGGGCCAGCGTTGCTCCTCCCTGGGGCCTGTCCTTCAGCTGCCCCTGTGCCCTCCAAGCACCCTGGCTCACCTGGCACAGCCCTCTCGCCAG ATGTGCATCATATCAACCGTGTCTCCCCGCTGCTGACCCGGCCCAGCAGGGGCCCGGCAGGCTGGGGGCAGTTGGAGATGCTGCTGGCACGTGGGTCCTGGCAAGAAGGGGACCCGATGGCTTTTATTACCGGGCGCAGATAAAGACTGCTCCAGAG CTGGAGAGGCAGGGGGCTCTGCTTGTGGAATTTGAGGCTCCCCTTGTCACAGGCCCAGAGCTGCCAGCCCCGCGGCAGAGTGTGGTCTTAGGAGAAGATGTCATCCAGTTCTCGCCACCCGAGGAATACTCACTGCAGCCTGGGGACAAGGTGCTGGTGCCCTGGGAGCCGGACAGACAGCGGTATGGCCCTGCCACTGTTTTGGGCTTGGAGGCAAGAGGCCCCCAGAGAG CATCCAAAGAAGAAATCACTGTCCTCTTCTGGAACGGCAGGACAGCCACAGTGcctcggggcggggcctggggggtgCCCCCTGCTGTCTGGAAGAAGGCTGTGGAGCGGCTGCACTGGCCTGTCACCAGCAGGCCCCCCACTACCCTCCTCTGGGCcccttgctgctctctgctggggccGGGCACTGGGTATATCACCCACGGGCGTCCACTGGGCACCCCGTTTCTgtgccctccctgccacccccgcGCCTGCTGCCAGCTGCTGTGCCAGGGCTGTCCCGGCTGCTGCCCTTCGGCTGGACCCACCTGGTGGCCTCTCACCAGGACCTCGGGGGCCAAGGCCAGAGAACAACCAGAGGCGGAGCTAAAGCCCCAGGTGCAGCCTCTGCCCCTAGAGGCTCCCAAAAAGGAGAAAGTGGCCGTGCAGGCTCCCATGGctgtttcttcctcctcctcctcctcctctgaagAGGATTTGGAGAAAGAGCTGGAGGCGGGCCTCCCTCAGAGGCTGGTGGTGGGCAGTACAGTCACCTCCGACCCCGTCCCTCCTGAGAAGACTCGGAGGAGGCAGGCGGGCCCGGGCCAGCCCGCGTGGAGGTATTGGAGGAGGAACGGGCCTGAGCCGCTTCCTGGGAAGCCAG GTACTGG GCAAAAGATGCCGCAGCACCAGAAAGGGGAGAAGGGCTACAAGCAGCAGGGAGCACAGATGG GTGGGGGGAACACCAAGGAGCTGGTCCTGGAAGCAGCCAACGCAAAGCCTCTACACACCCTGCCAGACACAGCGGAACACGGGAAACTGAGTCAGGGGACCACTGTGATGCGTCAGAGACACCGGAATGCCTTCAACTTAAAGCCCTGA
- the TMEM9B gene encoding transmembrane protein 9B isoform X4: protein MMDNRSYSNLPEKVPVFPDSAHLPLSRSFYLDPMVTLHLYPEAPVPSPYFEDLPLLPFSSDSLVLENYSEPCPFSFPMPYPNYRRCDYSYGPSFIRKRNERERQRVKCVNEGYAQLRHHLPEEYLEKRLSKVETLRAAIKYIHYLQSLLHPDKAETENNPGKGPTITATASRHTDPIFRII, encoded by the coding sequence ATGATGGACAATAGAAGTTACTCTAATCTGCCAGAAAAAGTGCCTGTCTTCCCTGATTCTGCCCACCTGCCGCTGAGCAGGTCCTTCTATCTGGACCCCATGGTCACTCTCCACTTGTACCCCGAGGCCCCGGTGCCATCCCCTTACTTTGAAGACCTGCCGTTGCTGCCCTTTTCCAGTGATTCGCTGGTCCTGGAAAATTACAGTGAGCCCTGCCCCTTCTCCTTCCCAATGCCTTATCCAAATTACAGGAGGTGCGACTACTCCTACGGGCCCTCCTTTATCCGGAAAAGGAATGAACGGGAAAGGCAGCGTGTGAAGTGTGTCAACGAAGGCTATGCCCAGCTCCGACATCACCTGCCGGAGGAGTACCTGGAGAAGCGACTCAGCAAAGTGGAAACCCTCAGAGCTGCAATCAAGTACATTCATTACCTGCAGTCTCTCTTGCACCCTGATAAGGCCGAGACTGAGAACAACCCTGGCAAAGGTCCCACCATCACAGCAACTGCCAGCCGCCACACGGACCCTATTTTTAGAATCATTTGA
- the TMEM9B gene encoding transmembrane protein 9B isoform X1, which translates to MATPWGGLPRLGASLSLSCLALAVLLLVRTAAAAKNSEDVRCKCICPPYKDIPGHIYNRNISQKDCDCLHVVELMSVREPDIEAYCLRCECKYEERSSVTIKVTIIIYLSILGLLLLYMVYLTLVEPILKRRLFGHSQLIQSDDDVGVNKEMMDNRSYSNLPEKVPVFPDSAHLPLSRSFYLDPMVTLHLYPEAPVPSPYFEDLPLLPFSSDSLVLENYSEPCPFSFPMPYPNYRRCDYSYGPSFIRKRNERERQRVKCVNEGYAQLRHHLPEEYLEKRLSKVETLRAAIKYIHYLQSLLHPDKAETENNPGKGPTITATASRHTDPIFRII; encoded by the exons ATGGCGACTCCGTGGGGAGGCCTCCCGCGTCTCGGCGCCTCGCTCAGCCTGTCCTGCCTGGCGCTGGCGGTGCTGCTGCTGGTGCGGACGGCCGCCGCCGCCAAG AATTCGGAGGATGTTCGGTGTAAATGTATTTGTCCTCCCTATAAAGATATTCCTGGACATATTTATAATAGGAACATATCCCAAAAAGATTG CGATTGCCTTCATGTTGTGGAGCTCATGTCTGTGAGGGAGCCTGACATAGAAGCATACTGTCTGCGCTGTGAATGCAAATATGAGGAAAGAAGCTCTGTAACAATCAAg GTTACCATTATAATTTACCTGTCCATTTTGGGTCTTCTACTTCTGTACATGGTGTACCTTACTCTGGTTGAGCCCATACTGAAGAGACGACTGTTTGGACACTCACAATTAATACAGAGTGATGACGATGTTGGG GTTAACAAAGAAATGATGGACAATAGAAGTTACTCTAATCTGCCAGAAAAAGTGCCTGTCTTCCCTGATTCTGCCCACCTGCCGCTGAGCAGGTCCTTCTATCTGGACCCCATGGTCACTCTCCACTTGTACCCCGAGGCCCCGGTGCCATCCCCTTACTTTGAAGACCTGCCGTTGCTGCCCTTTTCCAGTGATTCGCTGGTCCTGGAAAATTACAGTGAGCCCTGCCCCTTCTCCTTCCCAATGCCTTATCCAAATTACAGGAGGTGCGACTACTCCTACGGGCCCTCCTTTATCCGGAAAAGGAATGAACGGGAAAGGCAGCGTGTGAAGTGTGTCAACGAAGGCTATGCCCAGCTCCGACATCACCTGCCGGAGGAGTACCTGGAGAAGCGACTCAGCAAAGTGGAAACCCTCAGAGCTGCAATCAAGTACATTCATTACCTGCAGTCTCTCTTGCACCCTGATAAGGCCGAGACTGAGAACAACCCTGGCAAAGGTCCCACCATCACAGCAACTGCCAGCCGCCACACGGACCCTATTTTTAGAATCATTTGA
- the TMEM9B gene encoding transmembrane protein 9B isoform X2 produces MSVREPDIEAYCLRCECKYEERSSVTIKVTIIIYLSILGLLLLYMVYLTLVEPILKRRLFGHSQLIQSDDDVGVNKEMMDNRSYSNLPEKVPVFPDSAHLPLSRSFYLDPMVTLHLYPEAPVPSPYFEDLPLLPFSSDSLVLENYSEPCPFSFPMPYPNYRRCDYSYGPSFIRKRNERERQRVKCVNEGYAQLRHHLPEEYLEKRLSKVETLRAAIKYIHYLQSLLHPDKAETENNPGKGPTITATASRHTDPIFRII; encoded by the exons ATGTCTGTGAGGGAGCCTGACATAGAAGCATACTGTCTGCGCTGTGAATGCAAATATGAGGAAAGAAGCTCTGTAACAATCAAg GTTACCATTATAATTTACCTGTCCATTTTGGGTCTTCTACTTCTGTACATGGTGTACCTTACTCTGGTTGAGCCCATACTGAAGAGACGACTGTTTGGACACTCACAATTAATACAGAGTGATGACGATGTTGGG GTTAACAAAGAAATGATGGACAATAGAAGTTACTCTAATCTGCCAGAAAAAGTGCCTGTCTTCCCTGATTCTGCCCACCTGCCGCTGAGCAGGTCCTTCTATCTGGACCCCATGGTCACTCTCCACTTGTACCCCGAGGCCCCGGTGCCATCCCCTTACTTTGAAGACCTGCCGTTGCTGCCCTTTTCCAGTGATTCGCTGGTCCTGGAAAATTACAGTGAGCCCTGCCCCTTCTCCTTCCCAATGCCTTATCCAAATTACAGGAGGTGCGACTACTCCTACGGGCCCTCCTTTATCCGGAAAAGGAATGAACGGGAAAGGCAGCGTGTGAAGTGTGTCAACGAAGGCTATGCCCAGCTCCGACATCACCTGCCGGAGGAGTACCTGGAGAAGCGACTCAGCAAAGTGGAAACCCTCAGAGCTGCAATCAAGTACATTCATTACCTGCAGTCTCTCTTGCACCCTGATAAGGCCGAGACTGAGAACAACCCTGGCAAAGGTCCCACCATCACAGCAACTGCCAGCCGCCACACGGACCCTATTTTTAGAATCATTTGA
- the TMEM9B gene encoding transmembrane protein 9B isoform X3, with protein MATPWGGLPRLGASLSLSCLALAVLLLVRTAAAAKNSEDVRCKCICPPYKDIPGHIYNRNISQKDCDCLHVVELMSVREPDIEAYCLRCECKYEERSSVTIKVTIIIYLSILGLLLLYMVYLTLVEPILKRRLFGHSQLIQSDDDVGDHQPFANAHDVLARSRSRANVLNKVEYAQQRWKLQVQEQRKSVFDRHVVLS; from the exons ATGGCGACTCCGTGGGGAGGCCTCCCGCGTCTCGGCGCCTCGCTCAGCCTGTCCTGCCTGGCGCTGGCGGTGCTGCTGCTGGTGCGGACGGCCGCCGCCGCCAAG AATTCGGAGGATGTTCGGTGTAAATGTATTTGTCCTCCCTATAAAGATATTCCTGGACATATTTATAATAGGAACATATCCCAAAAAGATTG CGATTGCCTTCATGTTGTGGAGCTCATGTCTGTGAGGGAGCCTGACATAGAAGCATACTGTCTGCGCTGTGAATGCAAATATGAGGAAAGAAGCTCTGTAACAATCAAg GTTACCATTATAATTTACCTGTCCATTTTGGGTCTTCTACTTCTGTACATGGTGTACCTTACTCTGGTTGAGCCCATACTGAAGAGACGACTGTTTGGACACTCACAATTAATACAGAGTGATGACGATGTTGGG GATCACCAGCCATTTGCAAATGCTCACGATGTGCTGGCCCGCTCCCGCAGTCGAGCCAATGTGCTGAACAAGGTAGAGTATGCCCAGCAGCGCTGGAAGCTTCAAGTTCAAGAGCAGCGGAAGTCCGTCTTTGACCGTCATGTTGTCCTCAGCTAA